A single window of Deltaproteobacteria bacterium DNA harbors:
- a CDS encoding AAA family ATPase: MSLPAFIDAMLRPEFYSHRPREVTLVQSHISYVLLAGDEVYKLKKPARFSFLDFSSLQQRRHFCHEEVRLNRRLAPDAYRGVVAICSHDGGYRLGDESDAGAVEYAVHMRRLPDDRMLDRLLERGAVTAEMIDAVVARLVAFHRAADCGAEVTANGDPAAIWRVLEENYDGVRPFRDVTIACGDDDAIQSFAREFMARHDALFRRRQAEQRIRDCHGDLHSEHVCFADDGLVIYDCIEFNQRLRYCDVASEIAFLAMDLDYHDRPDLAAHLIASYAAHANDPELPRLAPFYQCYRAYVRGKVDSLKSVEGEVSEAGRAAARTSAQRHFALAYRYTWVEHACVVAICGLSGSGKSTIAAALRARTGFVHVNSDVVRKELAGIAANAPRSAAYDEGIYAAEQSDATYRAMIERARAALAAGQGVIIDATFQRRRDRDGLRALAAELRVPVHFVECQCSEEETRRRLDARGVNTPSDADWNVYVEQRRRFEAFAAEEARIMVDTSAALPDIVGAIEYALRR, translated from the coding sequence CGATGCTGCGGCCCGAGTTCTATTCGCATCGACCGCGCGAAGTCACCCTGGTTCAGAGTCACATCTCCTACGTCCTGCTCGCTGGCGACGAGGTGTACAAGCTGAAGAAGCCGGCGCGCTTCTCGTTTCTCGACTTCTCCAGCTTGCAACAGCGCCGCCACTTCTGCCACGAGGAAGTTCGCCTCAATCGTCGACTCGCGCCCGACGCCTACCGCGGCGTAGTCGCGATCTGTTCCCACGATGGCGGCTATCGGCTCGGGGATGAGAGCGACGCTGGGGCCGTCGAGTACGCCGTTCACATGCGGCGGTTGCCGGACGACCGCATGCTCGATCGATTGCTCGAACGCGGCGCGGTGACGGCGGAGATGATCGACGCCGTCGTTGCGCGGCTGGTCGCCTTCCATCGCGCGGCCGACTGCGGTGCAGAGGTCACGGCCAACGGCGATCCCGCGGCGATCTGGCGCGTGTTGGAGGAGAACTACGACGGTGTGCGCCCGTTTCGCGATGTCACCATCGCGTGTGGCGACGACGACGCGATCCAGTCATTTGCGCGGGAGTTCATGGCGCGTCACGACGCGCTGTTTCGCCGCCGACAGGCCGAGCAACGCATCCGTGATTGTCACGGCGATCTGCACAGCGAGCATGTCTGTTTCGCCGACGATGGCTTGGTGATCTACGACTGCATCGAGTTCAACCAGCGATTGCGCTACTGCGACGTAGCGTCGGAGATTGCGTTTTTGGCGATGGACCTCGACTATCACGACCGCCCCGACCTAGCGGCGCACCTGATCGCGAGCTACGCCGCGCATGCGAACGATCCCGAGTTGCCGCGGCTCGCGCCGTTCTACCAGTGCTACCGCGCGTACGTGCGCGGCAAAGTCGACAGCCTGAAGAGTGTCGAAGGTGAAGTCAGTGAAGCCGGCCGCGCTGCAGCGCGCACGAGCGCGCAACGGCACTTCGCCTTAGCCTACCGCTACACCTGGGTCGAGCATGCGTGCGTGGTCGCCATCTGCGGACTCAGTGGTTCGGGTAAGTCAACCATCGCGGCGGCGCTGCGCGCCCGCACCGGCTTTGTCCACGTCAACTCGGATGTCGTCCGTAAAGAGCTCGCCGGCATCGCGGCCAATGCGCCGCGCTCGGCGGCGTACGACGAAGGCATCTACGCGGCCGAGCAGAGCGACGCGACCTATCGCGCAATGATCGAGCGGGCTCGTGCTGCGTTGGCAGCGGGGCAGGGCGTCATCATCGACGCCACCTTCCAGCGCCGGCGCGACCGCGACGGATTGCGAGCGCTGGCGGCGGAGCTCCGCGTGCCCGTGCACTTCGTCGAGTGCCAGTGCAGCGAGGAAGAAACGCGCCGCCGCCTCGATGCGCGTGGCGTCAACACACCATCGGATGCCGACTGGAACGTGTACGTCGAGCAACGCCGCCGGTTCGAAGCCTTTGCTGCCGAAGAGGCGCGCATCATGGTGGATACCAGCGCTGCGCTCCCGGACATCGTCGGCGCGATCGAGTACGCGCTGCGACGCTGA